The nucleotide sequence CATCAGGGCGTTGAGGACGGCGGCGGCGATCGCCGAGCCCCCCTTGCGGCCGCGGCAGGTGATGAAGGGCAGGCCCGAGGCGAAGAGCGCCTCCTTCGACTCTTCGGCGCCGACGAAGCCGACCGGCACGCCAACCACCAGGGCGGGGCGTGCCGCGCCCGTCGCCGCCAGCTGCAGCAGTTCGAAGAGAGCGGTGGGGGCGTTGCCGATGAGGTAGATGCCGCAACCCGCCGCGACCCCCTTGCGGGTGGCCAGGATCGAGCGGGTGATGCCGAGCGCCCGGGCCTGCGCCGCCACATCGGGATCGGCGACGTGGCAGCGGATATCGCCGCCCAGGGCGGCCAGCCGCGTTTTGTTGACTCCGGCCAGCACCATGTGGGTATCGCCGAGGACCGAGGCGCCCTGGCGCAGGGCGGTGATGCCGGCCTCTACCGCCCCCGGCGAGAAACAGGTGGTACGGGCGAAGTCGAAATCGGCCGTGGTGTGAATGATGCGTCGCACCACCGGCCACTGGCGACCGACGTAGCCGTGCGCGCCGACCTCGCGGTCGATGATGGCAAAACTCTCGGCCTCGATCGCCGAAGGATCAAGGATAGCAGCGGCGCCGGCCATTGCAATCATCCCTTGCCGGCGGCGACTCGCACCGGCGCCTCGGTCCAGCCGGCCCCGGCCAGGGACGTCCCGATGCGCTCGCAGACGATCTCGCCCAGCTTCGGGTGGACGCCGAGCGGCTCGCCGAGGATC is from Desulfuromonadales bacterium and encodes:
- a CDS encoding precorrin-8X methylmutase yields the protein MAGAAAILDPSAIEAESFAIIDREVGAHGYVGRQWPVVRRIIHTTADFDFARTTCFSPGAVEAGITALRQGASVLGDTHMVLAGVNKTRLAALGGDIRCHVADPDVAAQARALGITRSILATRKGVAAGCGIYLIGNAPTALFELLQLAATGAARPALVVGVPVGFVGAEESKEALFASGLPFITCRGRKGGSAIAAAVLNALM